In Deltaproteobacteria bacterium, a single window of DNA contains:
- a CDS encoding SPOR domain-containing protein — translation MVGSPKNIGTSVFRPSLFRVVLWVLIFLVWSSWMFMLGIMAGQGMIPDSLKLKNVVAALQGIKSETKEPPKTEHPEDAELDDPKFGFFDDLTAPASAPDDPPAPNEDKAPAVRYTVQLASLENQENAEAFILRIQKKGVSGASHRVESVNGAWYVVRSGEFDSLAEAESFALDITRRLKFKPLVTKLPE, via the coding sequence ATGGTGGGCTCTCCAAAGAACATAGGCACTTCGGTTTTCCGGCCCTCCCTGTTTCGGGTGGTGCTCTGGGTCCTGATCTTTCTCGTCTGGTCAAGTTGGATGTTCATGCTCGGCATCATGGCGGGCCAGGGAATGATCCCCGATTCCCTAAAACTGAAAAACGTGGTTGCCGCCCTGCAGGGGATCAAATCCGAGACTAAAGAGCCGCCCAAGACGGAGCATCCGGAAGATGCTGAACTGGACGACCCCAAATTCGGCTTTTTCGATGACCTGACGGCTCCTGCGAGCGCCCCGGACGACCCGCCCGCTCCGAACGAAGATAAAGCCCCCGCGGTTCGATACACGGTGCAACTGGCTTCTCTCGAGAACCAGGAGAATGCGGAGGCCTTCATCCTGCGGATCCAAAAAAAAGGCGTCTCGGGCGCTTCTCACCGGGTCGAGTCCGTTAATGGAGCCTGGTACGTGGTGCGCAGCGGTGAATTCGACTCCCTTGCGGAAGCGGAAAGTTTCGCACTGGACATCACGAGGCGGCTGAAGTTCAAGCCGTTGGTGACCAAACTCCCGGAGTGA
- a CDS encoding ammonium transporter — MNSGDTSFMLLASALVMFMTPGLALFYGGLVRAKNVLATMMQSFICLGLVSLVWVVYGYTLAFGPDAGGIIGTLKYIGLRGVTLQPGPYSSTIPDLLFCSFQLMFAVITPALITGAFAERMKFSAFVWFTILWSTLVYSPVCHWVWGGGWIGKLGALDFAGGTVIHINSGVAALAAALIIGRRKGWRKEPILPHNLPTSILGAGILWFGWFGFNAGSAIAAGELATLAFFNTQVASGAAAVSWITAERLARGKATTLGAVSGAVAGLVAITPAAGFVGPISAVVIGLVAGIVCYMFVLVKERAGYDDALDVVAIHGFGGFWGALATGLFASTAVNPNAANGLFFGNPGQFVTQFIAAAAVMVYSFVVSGVLLKIIDKTVGLRVREESEMTGLDLTEHSETGYTFG, encoded by the coding sequence ATGAATTCCGGCGACACTTCATTCATGCTTTTAGCCAGCGCATTGGTCATGTTCATGACCCCCGGTCTGGCCCTGTTCTACGGAGGACTCGTTCGAGCGAAGAACGTCCTCGCAACCATGATGCAGAGCTTCATCTGCCTGGGGCTGGTTTCCCTGGTCTGGGTCGTTTACGGTTATACTCTGGCCTTCGGACCCGACGCGGGCGGCATTATCGGAACCCTGAAGTATATTGGCCTCAGGGGCGTAACGCTGCAGCCGGGACCGTACTCGAGCACCATTCCCGATCTGCTGTTCTGTTCGTTTCAACTGATGTTCGCTGTGATCACTCCCGCCCTGATCACCGGAGCGTTCGCGGAGCGAATGAAATTTTCCGCCTTTGTATGGTTTACCATACTCTGGAGTACCCTGGTCTATTCCCCCGTGTGCCACTGGGTATGGGGAGGCGGGTGGATCGGAAAACTCGGAGCGCTGGATTTCGCAGGTGGCACCGTCATTCACATCAACTCCGGGGTGGCGGCCCTGGCCGCGGCCCTGATCATCGGCCGGCGCAAGGGATGGCGTAAGGAGCCCATACTTCCCCACAACCTGCCCACCTCCATTCTGGGCGCGGGTATTCTGTGGTTCGGATGGTTCGGATTCAACGCGGGAAGCGCCATCGCCGCCGGTGAGCTGGCCACGCTGGCTTTCTTCAACACCCAGGTGGCTTCCGGTGCGGCGGCCGTCTCGTGGATCACGGCCGAACGGTTGGCCCGCGGAAAGGCGACCACCTTGGGGGCCGTATCCGGTGCCGTGGCCGGGTTGGTGGCCATTACGCCCGCCGCGGGTTTTGTGGGCCCCATCTCCGCGGTTGTAATCGGGCTCGTAGCCGGTATAGTATGTTATATGTTCGTACTGGTGAAAGAACGAGCGGGTTACGACGACGCGCTCGACGTGGTCGCCATACACGGTTTCGGCGGCTTCTGGGGGGCCTTGGCTACGGGTCTGTTCGCGTCCACCGCAGTGAACCCGAATGCAGCCAATGGTCTTTTCTTCGGAAATCCGGGACAGTTTGTAACCCAGTTCATAGCCGCCGCAGCGGTTATGGTATACTCGTTCGTAGTTTCGGGTGTCCTTCTCAAAATCATAGACAAAACCGTGGGGCTGCGGGTACGTGAAGAAAGTGAGATGACGGGCCTCGATCTGACCGAACACAGTGAAACCGGATACACCTTCGGATAG
- a CDS encoding P-II family nitrogen regulator — protein sequence MKKIEAIIKPFKLEEVKDALNQLGVQGMTVSEVKGFGRQKGHKEIYRGAEYVVEFVPKVKLEIAVPADMADKVVETIMTSARTGKIGDGKIFVTSLESAVRIRTGETGREAL from the coding sequence ATGAAAAAAATTGAAGCTATTATCAAACCCTTCAAACTCGAAGAGGTGAAAGATGCCCTAAACCAACTCGGCGTCCAGGGCATGACCGTTTCCGAAGTCAAAGGTTTCGGACGGCAAAAAGGACACAAGGAGATTTACCGGGGCGCCGAGTACGTCGTCGAATTCGTACCCAAAGTGAAACTCGAGATCGCCGTGCCTGCCGACATGGCTGATAAGGTCGTGGAAACCATCATGACGTCCGCCAGGACCGGCAAGATCGGCGACGGCAAAATCTTCGTCACCTCTTTGGAAAGCGCAGTGCGTATACGAACCGGAGAAACGGGCCGCGAAGCCCTCTGA